CGCTTCCGGCCAGCTTATAGGGCGCACCCTCGGCCAGGGCCAGCACGGTCCTGACCGGGACGATGAACTTCTTGACCAGCTTCAGACCGTCTTCCAGGAGCTCACGCTCCCCCTTCAGGAGCTGTTCGGCTACGGAAACGCCTGGTTCGGGATTGAGACCGTTGATGACAAGGATCTCGGCACCGGACAGGGGAGCGACACCGATGCCAAGGTCCTGCAGGCTGCGGAGCAGTTCCTTGCCGGGACCCATGGAGGCGATGTCGACGGGTGCGACAGCCTCTTCACCGCCATCACACTTGATAGTCAGGTTATGATAGTTGACCTTCACAACCTTGCCCGAGAGCGGAGTATGATACGCCCCGCCGAGCTTGGATGGATGTTCGGCGATCATCTCTCCGGCGGCGAGCGTTTTTCCCTTGCTGGTCTTCATGACAAGGTTGCGCACCTGAACGTTCAGTTCCGCAGGAGCGGGGATGTCGATGATCCCGTTGTTCAAGTCGGTTCTGAGAGAATATTGAGTTTTATGCATCAACCCTACCTCGCATGGCAGTCGTAACAGGAGTCTTTGCCGTAGGGGCCGCCGCTCTCTTCGTGACAGCTCATGCACTGGTTATGAAAGGCATCGGCCCTGGTGGGAATGATCTCGGTGTCGGGCTTGTCCTCCTCGGCGAGCGGCCCCGTTGGGGGCTCGCTATGGCAGCGCATGCAAGCCTCGTCGTTAGGGAAGGTCTTCTGATGCTCGATCCTGAACTTTTCATCGAACGCCGAGGGATGACAGGATCCGCATGCCAGCGGCTGGTCCTGGCCGATATTGTCGTGGTGACAATCGGCGCACTCGAATCCATAGTCCTGGGCATGAGCCTGGTGAGTGAAGATGACCCTGCCGCCGTTGTTGTCCATGATGACGCGGGCCGGAACGTCATGCTTTGCCTGAAGCCTGAGGTAACCGCTCAAGGCCACCAGAAACATGACGGCGACAATCGCGGTGATTGAGAAGTATCTCTTCTTCAATGGATCATTCCTCTCTTGAAGTGCATTATTCATGAGCCTTGGGCACGATCCCGCACCATTGCGAGATACGTCTTTCGTTCTGACCGTCGGGCTCATTTCTTCGGGCATGCGCCCGGTGGAGCCATCATCCAAGCCGCAGACGTGCTGCAGAGCATGCGCGGCAGGCATGCACAAAGTGCTATTGCATGGACCGCTCCACCTGAATGCGCGTTTAATTCAGCGTAATAATTGGTAAAAAACGGGCAGTATCGCGCAAGGGGAGACTTCTGGTCAGATTGGTTGCATACATAAATTGGTTGGTTGGCCAAACAAAGCAGATAGCATGCCATGAAAGAAGGTGTGGTCTCGAATGGACCCGAAGAGTACGGAAGGACTGGCTAGAGCCAGGAATAGCGAGAGAAATAATTCACAATGACGTGTTGTTGGAGGAGGGCGAGGACAGGCGTTTTCCTATCCAGTGAGCAATGTTTGAAACGTGAGTCCGGAATACCAGACCCATCCCAAGATTATTTTCCGCCAAGAACTATAAGATTATCAAACTTATCCAGCTGATTAACTCACAAGGACGCTTTCCTGTTTTTCGGAGCAGAGAGGTTTTGCATTCCGGAAATCCGGCGCGTGTCCACGTGCGTGGATATGCCCCAGGCGACTGCCTTCCCAGGTTAAACGCCACGAAGGGAAAAACTCGGCTTTCTCTTGTGCCGCAGGTGCGCTTCCTTGCTCGCCAAGGTATCCATAAAGCAGGAAGCAGAGCCTAGAGCATTTTACTTTGAAAATGCTCTGCAAACCATGCGTCGGCATGGCTTGCCGCCGCGCGCAGGCGCAGGCGCAATTCACTTGCGCCGTCAACGCCGGAGCGGGCGTCTTAAAAGCAATCTGCTCTAAATCCTTGAAATGCGCCCATGGCATGGTGGAGCAGGCATGAAGACGGGCCATTCGGCCCGGCGCGGTTGACAGCCGGTCATGTCGCAAGCGTGCCGTATGCGGCGGCCCGCTTCGTGCATGGCCGGAAATTTCCCTATTTCCCGCTTCCGCGGCCAATCACGTACAAGGAATGTCCCAGATGAGCGAAAAGATAAGCGAAAAGCTTGCGAACCCCGCCCCGCTGGGGCTTATGGGCTTCGGCATGACCACCATACTGCTGAACATCCACAACGCCGGGTTCTTCCCGATCAGCGCCATGATCCTGGCCATGGGCTTATTCTACGGCGGCATCGGGCAGGTCGTCGTCGGCATCATGGAATTCAAGAAGGGCAATACCTTCGGCCTCACCGCCTTCACTTCCTACGGCCTCTTCTGGCTAACCCTCGTCGGCCTCATCGTCATGCCCAAGCTCGGCCTCGCCGATCCCACCCCGCACGCCTTCATGGGCTGGTACCTGTTCCTCTGGGGCGTGTTCACCTTCTTCATGTTCCTCGGCACCCTGAAGGCCAGCGCCGCTCTGCGCTTCATCTTCGGCTCGCTCACATTGCTCTTCTTCCTGCTCGCCGTGCGCGACTGGACCGGCTCCGTGCTCATCGGCACCATTGCCGGCTACGAAGGCATCGTCTGCGGCGCTTCCGCCTGTTACCTCGCCATGGCCGAAGTCCTGAACGAGCAATACGGCCGCACCATCCTGCCAATCGGCTAAATTCTTGCCTCCGGCGTCTGGGGGGCATCATGCCCCCGGTCCCTGCGTTACTAGAGCATTTTGCTTTTGAAAATGCTCTGCAAGCCATGCGTCGACATGGCTTGCCGCTAGCTTCGGCGTAGGCGCAATTCACTTGCGCCGTCAACGCCGGAGCGGGCGTCTTAAAAGCAATCTGCTCTAGAAGCGGTTTTTATGGTTTTCGATGGAAGGGCCTTGGCCCAGTCAAGATTGGACGGATCTGGACCGTCATCCGGCCCCTGCTGTCCAGCGAGCCCTGTCCCCCCATATCCTCCCCATAGACAAAAAAGCCCGCCGGTTTCCCAGCGGGCTTATTAAATTTCTTTCATATTGGCGGAAGCATATAGGAGTCGAACCTACCGACGACCTTTCGACCGTCCACCGGATTTGAAGTCCGGGCGCCACACCGGTGACGATATGCTTCCCTTCGAGAAAGTGGCTAGTATCAGAACCACCGATGCATGGCAAGGTTGGGCATGCGGACCCGCTTGTCAAGAGGCCTGAGGGTCTGGGCGGTCTCTCGCACTCTTCGCTCAGCGTGGACAGCCATGGGGCTGTATGCTAGCTATTAAATTTCTGCGGGTATTTATTGCGACCATGTTGCCCGCAGGCCTTCCAAGCATTAGTTATAGCTGCTTGCTTTTTGAGCAGGCTCCCGCAATAACCAGAAGGTATAGAGCGTCCGGCGCCATAGGCGCACCCGGCTGGATTAGCCCGGCCGGTAACGCGGAGGAATACGTTGAACAGTTTTACAAAGAATCTAATTTTGTGGGTGACCATATCCCTGGTCATGATCGCCCTGTTTAATCTTTTCAACCAGCCGCAGACCGCTGAGACCAAGCTGCCTTACAGCGAGTTCCTGCAGCGGGTGGATCATGGCGACGTGCTCGAGGTCAAGATTCAGGGGCAGAAGATCTCGGGTGTGCTGGTGAGCGAGGAGCGCTTCGTCTCTTACTCTCCCCAGGACGCCAATCTCGTCGAGAAGCTTATCGAGAATAAGGTGCGGGTCGTTGCCGAACCGGAGGAAGAGGCGCCATGGTATGTCACGGTGCTCGTCTCCTGGTTCCCCATGCTCCTGCTCATCGGTGTCTGGATTTTCTTCATGCGCCAGATGCAGGGCGGCGGCGGCAAGGGCGGCGCGCTCTCCTTTGGCCGCTCCAAGGCGCGGCTCACCTCGCCCGAGCAGGCCAAGGTCACTTTCGAGGATGTGGCCGGTGTGGACGAGGCCAAGGAGGAGCTCACGGAGATCGTGGATTTCCTGTCCGATCCCAAGCGCTTCACGCGTCTGGGCGGCCGCATCCCCAAGGGCGTGCTTTTGGTCGGCCCTCCAGGCACGGGCAAGACTCTGCTGGCGCGGGCTGTGGCCGGCGAGGCTGGCGTACCCTTCTTTTCCATCTCCGGCTCGGACTTTGTTGAAATGTTCGTGGGCGTGGGCGCGGCCCGCGTGCGCGATCTATTCGTGCAGGGCAAAAAGAACGCGCCATGCCTTATCTTCATCGACGAAATCGACGCCGTTGGCCGTCAGCGCGGAGCGGGTCTGGGTGGCGGTCATGACGAGCGCGAGCAGACCTTGAACCAGCTGCTGGTGGAGATGGACGGTTTCGAGTCCAATGAAGGCGTCATTCTGATCGCGGCCACCAACCGTCCCGACGTGCTTGACCCGGCGTTGCTGCGGCCTGGTCGTTTCGACCGGCAGGTGGTCGTGCCCACGCCTGACGTGCGCGGCCGCAAGAGGATCCTGGAGGTCCATGCCCGGCGCACGCCGCTGTCCAGCGAGGTGGATCTGGGGGTTATCGCCCGGGGCACGCCCGGTTTCTCCGGCGCGGATCTTGAAAACCTGGTCAACGAAGCGGCCCTGCACGCGGCTAAGACGAACAAGACCCAGGTGGATATGCGTGATTTTGAAGAGGCCAAGGATAAGGTGCTCATGGGCAAGGAGCGCAGGAGCCTCATTCTCTCGGACGAGGAGAAGCGCATCACGGCCTACCACGAAGGCGGCCATGCGCTGATGGCCAAGCTGCTGCCCGGTACGGACCCGGTGCACAAGGTCTCCATCATTCCGCGCGGCCGCGCCTTGGGCGTGACCATGCAGTTGCCGGTGGACGACCGCCATAGCTATTCCAAGACCTTCATCAGGAATCAGCTCGCCATGCTGCTCGGCGGCCGCGTGGCCGAGGAGCTGTTCATGGAGGAGATCACTACGGGCGCGAGCAACGATATCGAGCGCGCTTCCAAGTTGGCCCGCAAGATGGTCTGCCAGTTCGGCATGAGCGACAAGCTCGGTCCGCTTTCCTTCGGCGACAACCAGGATCAGGTCTTCCTGGGCAAGGAACTCATCCATAGCAAGGATTACAGCGAGGAAACGGCCCGCGAGATCGACTCCGAAGTGCGCCGTTTTGTGGACGAGGCCTACCAGATCTCCAAAAAGCTGCTCAAGGAGCATGCCGAGGTCATGGAGCGCATCGCCAAGGCGTTGCTTGAGCGGGAGACCATCAGCGGCGCGGATATCGATCTGCTCATCGCGGGCAAGGATCTGCCCTCGAACGGGTCTGGCGGCGAGCCGGGCACGGGCACGGATTTCAAAACGGCCCAGGCCAAGGCGCGCCAAGAGGACGACCGTAAGTACGGTGATCGGGACAAAGCCGAGGAGCAGGTCGGCAAGCCGGGTCCCAGTGACGCTTCCAGGCGTAATCAGGGACAGGATGAGGACGAGTTTCTGCTGCATGGCGAGGATGACGACAAGAAGATCCAGTAATTCTTGACATCTGGACGCAATGCTCGGAAACATCAATTGGCAAGTCATGGGGGGCAGGGTTCTCGGGCCCGCCCCCTTTCTCGTGGCGGGTATTCTTAATGTGACCCCGGATTCTTTTTATGACGGTGGGGCGCATGAGCTGCCGGAGCAGGCCGCTGCACATGCCGCACGGCTTTTGGCTGAGGGCGCGGACATGCTCGACGTGGGCGGCGAGTCCACTCGGCCTGGAGCGCGATCG
The DNA window shown above is from Desulfocurvibacter africanus subsp. africanus DSM 2603 and carries:
- the ftsH gene encoding ATP-dependent zinc metalloprotease FtsH, which translates into the protein MNSFTKNLILWVTISLVMIALFNLFNQPQTAETKLPYSEFLQRVDHGDVLEVKIQGQKISGVLVSEERFVSYSPQDANLVEKLIENKVRVVAEPEEEAPWYVTVLVSWFPMLLLIGVWIFFMRQMQGGGGKGGALSFGRSKARLTSPEQAKVTFEDVAGVDEAKEELTEIVDFLSDPKRFTRLGGRIPKGVLLVGPPGTGKTLLARAVAGEAGVPFFSISGSDFVEMFVGVGAARVRDLFVQGKKNAPCLIFIDEIDAVGRQRGAGLGGGHDEREQTLNQLLVEMDGFESNEGVILIAATNRPDVLDPALLRPGRFDRQVVVPTPDVRGRKRILEVHARRTPLSSEVDLGVIARGTPGFSGADLENLVNEAALHAAKTNKTQVDMRDFEEAKDKVLMGKERRSLILSDEEKRITAYHEGGHALMAKLLPGTDPVHKVSIIPRGRALGVTMQLPVDDRHSYSKTFIRNQLAMLLGGRVAEELFMEEITTGASNDIERASKLARKMVCQFGMSDKLGPLSFGDNQDQVFLGKELIHSKDYSEETAREIDSEVRRFVDEAYQISKKLLKEHAEVMERIAKALLERETISGADIDLLIAGKDLPSNGSGGEPGTGTDFKTAQAKARQEDDRKYGDRDKAEEQVGKPGPSDASRRNQGQDEDEFLLHGEDDDKKIQ
- a CDS encoding acetate uptake transporter, giving the protein MSEKLANPAPLGLMGFGMTTILLNIHNAGFFPISAMILAMGLFYGGIGQVVVGIMEFKKGNTFGLTAFTSYGLFWLTLVGLIVMPKLGLADPTPHAFMGWYLFLWGVFTFFMFLGTLKASAALRFIFGSLTLLFFLLAVRDWTGSVLIGTIAGYEGIVCGASACYLAMAEVLNEQYGRTILPIG
- a CDS encoding cytochrome c3 family protein: MKKRYFSITAIVAVMFLVALSGYLRLQAKHDVPARVIMDNNGGRVIFTHQAHAQDYGFECADCHHDNIGQDQPLACGSCHPSAFDEKFRIEHQKTFPNDEACMRCHSEPPTGPLAEEDKPDTEIIPTRADAFHNQCMSCHEESGGPYGKDSCYDCHAR